One window of the Eucalyptus grandis isolate ANBG69807.140 chromosome 6, ASM1654582v1, whole genome shotgun sequence genome contains the following:
- the LOC108960257 gene encoding probable leucine-rich repeat receptor-like protein kinase At1g35710, whose product MAASSQKQLSMLFLVHVLLMLIMREVSRPTSSKSSPLLAFALSGSQTRIEEAEALLKWKSKLNSESRSILSSWNGSDPCSWRGLGCNPLRSIISLNLSSYAIHGTLDDLDFSLLPNLVTLNLANNSLFGNIPSSLGNLSKLAYLDFSQNHLSGHVPTQLGLMRSLEILALPSNNITGAVPGSIGSLNNLTGLYLQNNKISGFIPQEVGMLKSLNYLFLQNNRIAGRIPSSIGNMSSLMKLWLFNNDLIGSIPVEIGMLGSLSELDLSNNYLSGSIPRTLGNLTNLGFLYFYGNQLSGHIPEEVGGIRALIHFELSSNDLTGSIPPSIGNLSGLDILYLFHNKLSGPIPPEIGNLRSLSRLALYSNNLTESIPETIGMLGNLTDLLLYENNISGPIPSSIGNLSKLEVLHLDQNKLSAPIPKEMGRLGLLVVLFLCQNSLEGSLPIEINNLTSLAHLGLGDNQLVGQLPPDICNGQVLENFTAQNNHFTGPLPRSLKNCTSLYRVRLQNNQLRDNISNVLGTYPT is encoded by the coding sequence ATGGCGGCATCATCTCAAAAACAGCTCTCTATGCTCTTCCTAGTTCATGTCCTTCTCATGCTTATTATGCGAGAAGTGTCTCGTCCTACTTCGTCAAAAAGCTCTCCTCTATTGGCCTTTGCTCTTTCAGGCAGCCAAACAAGAATTGAGGAAGCGGAGGCACTGCTAAAATGGAAATCTAAGCTCAACAGTGAGAGTCGCTCTATCTTATCTTCGTGGAATGGAAGCGACCCTTGTTCTTGGCGTGGACTCGGTTGCAATCCTCTCAGGAGCATCATCAGTTTGAACCTCTCGAGCTACGCCATCCATGGTACGCTTGATGATCTCGATTTCTCCTTATTGCCCAACTTGGTCACCCTTAACCTTGCCAACAATTCACTCTTTGGGAACATCCCCTCGAGCCTCGGCAATCTTTCCAAGCTTGCTTACCTAGATTTTTCTCAAAACCACCTTTCTGGACACGTTCCAACCCAACTCGGATTGATGCGGTCTCTAGAAATTCTGGCATTGCCGTCGAACAACATCACTGGTGCAGTCCCCGGCTCTATAGGAAGTTTGAATAACTTGACTGGCTTATATCTTCAGAACAATAAGATCTCCGGGTTCATCCCACAAGAAGTAGGAATGCTCAAATCTCTCAATTATCTGTTTCTACAAAACAACCGCATCGCCGGTCGAATTCCTTCTTCCATTGGAAATATGAGCAGCTTGATGAAGTTATGGCTTTTCAACAATGATCTTATCGGGTCCATTCCAGTAGAAATAGGGATGTTGGGGTCTCTTAGTGAGCTTGATTTATCAAACAATTACCTCAGTGGATCCATCCCGAGAACTCTAGGAAACTTGACCAATTTAGGCTTTCTTTACTTCTATGGGAACCAACTCTCTGGCCACATACCTGAAGAAGTTGGAGGAATTAGAGCCCTCATACATTTTGAGCTTTCAAGCAATGATCTAACAGGTTCAATCCCGCCGTCAATAGGGAACTTAAGTGGCTTGGacattctttatcttttccacAATAAGCTTTCCGGTCCTATTCCTCCGGAAATCGGAAACCTTAGATCTCTCTCTCGACTTGCTCTCTACTCTAATAATCTCACAGAATCCATCCCAGAAACGATTGGGATGTTGGGCAACTTGACCGACTTGCTCCTCTATGAAAACAATATCTCCGGCCCTATACCTTCTAGTATCGGAAACTTAAGCAAGCTTGAAGTATTGCACTTGGACCAAAATAAGTTGTCCGCCCCAATTCCGAAAGAGATGGGAAGACTAGGACTCCTTGTTGTGCTGTTTCTATGTCAGAATAGCCTTGAAGGCTCTCTTCCCATTGAGATCAACAATCTCACATCCCTCGCACACCTAGGACTAGGCGACAACCAGCTCGTCGGCCAATTGCCCCCGGATATATGCAACGGTCAAGTTCTTGAAAATTTCACTGCCCAAAACAATCACTTCACGGGACCGCTACCAAGAAGCCTGAAAAATTGTACGAGTTTGTATAGAGTTAGGCTCCAAAATAACCAGCTAAGGGACAATATTTCTAATGTTCTTGGCACATACCCAACTTAA
- the LOC104451896 gene encoding MDIS1-interacting receptor like kinase 2: MTQLHELYVSSNNLVGEIPKELAKLQFLLELWLDGNHLTGRIPREIGALSDLEKINVAGNKLSGSIPSELGECLKLLYLNLSRNNLEQSIPIEIGNLHFLFSIDLSQNLLTGDIPRQLGTLHSLETLNLSHNQLSGSISPTFDDMASLTSVDVSYNELEGPLPNIPAFRNAKITSVRENKGLCGNIMGLMHCPRTATKGKDRDKNLLLILLPTSGCLLALFLAVAVSCIASRRTRQGETDLIEASSESMFEIWNYDGRTVYTNIIEATEEFNAKYCIGMGGQGRVYKAKLQTGEIVAVKKLNEAPNVEIASRKAFEREIHALTETRHRNIIKLYGFCLSSSYSFLVYEFLESGSLEDILKSEQRIKMFDWNKRENVVKGVANALSYMHHECYPPITHRDISSKNILLDKEYEAHISDFGTAKVLKPNSSNWTSFAGTFGYAAPELAYTREVNEKCDVYSFGVVAMEVIMGRHPGNLISSLLSASLPSSSDSTIPHCSLKEVLDQRIPYPEGNLRGKVALMMKIALSCLSPKPEHRPSMQQVSRGLSAHRSFLFDTLESIKLEE; the protein is encoded by the exons ATGACTCAACTACATGAATTATATGTATCTTCGAATAATCTTGTCGGGGAAATTCCAAAAGAACTTGCAAAATTGCAGTTTCTGCTGGAGCTTTGGCTGGACGGCAACCATCTCACAGGCCGTATCCCTCGCGAAATTGGAGCATTGTCTGACCTTGAAAAAATTAACGTTGCAGGAAACAAGCTAAGTGGCTCAATCCCCAGTGAGCTTGGAGAGTGTTTGAAACTTCTGTATCTAAATTTAAGCAGAAATAATCTTGAGCAGAGCATTCCTATTGAGATCGGCAATCTGCACTTTCTTTTTAGTATCGATCTAAGTCAAAATTTGCTTACTGGAGATATACCTCGACAACTTGGAACATTGCACAGTTTGGAAACACTCAATCTCTCACACAATCAACtgtcgggttcaatttcaccaACTTTCGATGATATGGCAAGCTTGACATCTGTTGATGTATCATATAATGAGCTAGAAGGTCCTTTACCAAACATTCCAGCCTTTCGTAATGCTAAAATTACTTCTGTAAGAGAGAACAAAGGCTTGTGTGGAAATATTATGGGTCTCATGCATTGTCCAAGGACAGCGACGAAAGGGAAAGACAGAGACAAAAATTTGCTGCTCATTTTACTCCCTACTTCTGGTTGTCtgcttgctttgtttcttgCTGTGGCAGTTTCATGCATTGCATCCCGAAGAACAAGGCAAGGAGAGACTGACTTGATAGAAGCGAGCAGTGAAAGTATGTTCGAAATATGGAACTATGATGGAAGAACGGTGTATACGAACATTATTGAAGCCACTGAGGAATTTAATGCCAAATATTGCATTGGCATGGGAGGACAAGGGCGAGTTTATAAGGCCAAGTTGCAGACGGGTGAGATTGTTGCTGTTAAAAAACTCAACGAAGCTCCGAATGTTGAAATAGCTAGTCGAAAAGCATTCGAAAGGGAGATTCATGCTTTGACGGAAACCCGACACCGAAATATCATCAAGCTGTATGGCTTTTGTTTGAGCTCGAGCTATTCGTTTTTGGTTTATGAGTTTCTTGAATCGGGCAGCTTGGAGGATATTTTGAAGAGCgaacaaagaataaaaatgtttGACTGGAATAAGAGAGAGAATGTTGTTAAAGGTGTGGCTAATGCTTTGTCCTATATGCACCATGAATGCTATCCCCCAATAACTCATCGAGACATATCGAGCAAGAATATTTTACTCGACAAAGAATATGAAGCTCACATCTCGGACTTTGGCACAGCTAAGGTTCTAAAACCCAATTCATCCAACTGGACTTCGTTTGCAGGCACATTTGGATATGCAGCTCCAG AACTTGCCTACACAAGGGAAGTGAACGAAAAATGCGATGTCTATAGTTTCGGAGTTGTAGCAATGGAAGTGATAATGGGAAGACATCCGGGCAATCTCATATCATCTCTCTTGTCCGCATCTCTACCATCATCAAGCGATTCGACAATCCCACATTGCTCACTGAAAGAAGTTTTAGATCAGAGGATTCCATACCCTGAGGGCAATTTGCGAGGAAAAGTGGCTCTAATGATGAAGATCGCATTGTCATGCTTGAGTCCCAAACCGGAGCACCGTCCGAGCATGCAACAAGTTTCTCGAGGGCTATCAGCACATCGTTCATTCCTGTTCGATACGTTAGAGAGCATAAAATTGGAAGAATGA